GACTCTTTAAAGGTGTGTATTTTACTACTGCTTCTTTCTGTTAAATAAATAACATCTCCTTTTTGAGCAAATACATCTCTATCATAATTATTGGATCCATTCCCTGTTAATGCTTCAGAGTAGGCATATTTTACTGGTAAATTTTGAGCGGTAGAATTGATGACATCCTCTAATTTCCAAGCCGAAACCCTGTTACGTGTTCTTATATATACATATTGATTCGTAATTAATAAGGCCCTCCCTCTGTTAAACTTTGTTGGGTGGTCTACACCATAACTATCTGTTTGTCCTATTTGGAATTTTTGAGTACCTGTTAAATCGTAAAAATACGCTACATGTTTATATAGTAAACCAAAATAATTACCGTTAAAACTGATGTCTGTAATTACATTATTGTTATCATTATCGGGATGAAGGTTTACATCAAGTGTTAATATTTCATCTCCATTTTCGTATACATGAAGAACTTTGTCCGTATCTACTAAAAACATTTTTTGGTGATGATATCTTACAATGTCTGGTGTATATGGCAATTCCATCTCACTCCCATATTCATGGGAATAACTTGGTATGCTACCCGTTTCGGTAGTTTGTTGGCCAGTTGGTAATTGACCGGATATTGTTATGCTAAAGCATAAACAAATAATAAAAAGACTGAATACTTTAATTGGGGACTTATAAATCATATTATATAATATTTGATTGATATAATTAATTTTTAAGCTTAGTTAGACTTTTTTATTAAAGCATGATAGGTGAGTTATGGACTTAAATCCATGATAAAAACAGTAAAAAGTTTTTCCATAATAGGTTTAAGGGTAATGTTTAATTATTGATAATTTCGTCAAATTTAACTAAATCATAAATTGTTTTAAAGTTTTAAGGGTGATATATTTAAAAATAAATATGTTTTTATGGTTTTTGATGAAATATTGATAACTCTAGTTTGTTTTGACGAAACACACAAAGCATATGTGAATTTGTAACTATGAGTGTTGATTATAGGATATAAAAATAGGCGATGACTACTCATCGAGTTTGATACAAAGCAAACTCTTTAGTCATCGCCTATTTTATTGGATAGGTATTTATTTTTTTAATGTTTTAATGCTGGGTTTTTACCATATTCATAATCCGTTTTATTTGTCATAAGCCATTTATTTCCATCAACTTTCCAAACAATCAGCATTACTTTTTTGGTGTCTTCGTTAACCCAATATTCAGAACTGTTACCTGGTGATATTTGATCAACCCAATAAGAAACTTTAAACCCTTTATCACTTAGTTTTTTACGTTCCTCATTTATTTTAGCTGCATCTACAGGAGCTTGACCATCGTGATATTTTTCCCAAATTTTATGAGATGCCTCTATCGCTTTTTGACACTTTGTAACTTCTGAGTTAGGTAATACTTCTGTAATCACTTTTTTCTTGTCAAATTTAATGGTTATACAATTTTTAGTGGATTCGTTATACCAATCTTGTTTTTTACCAAACAAACTAGATCCACAAATTTCATAACCAAGATCGGATAGTTTTTCCTGTCCTTTTTCTAAGTCCATTTTAACAATAGATGTTACCTCTGTTGGAATTCCATCTTGGGCATTTACTTTGTTACTAGTAAGAAAACCAACTAAGGTTAACAGTAATAAAAATTTTGTTGCTTTCATTTTTCTGATATTTAAATTATTAATTTTTTGTTCTTAAACTATTATTGTGATTTGATATTTATGTGTTTGTAGTAGATATAACTAAGATGATGAAGCATATAAATGTTGTTAAATATATATGAATAGTTTTTTTGATGTGTGGTCTGTACTAAAGTAAGATTTTTTATCACAAGTTTTAACTCCTAATTTATAATTTAAAGTTATGTTAATACGTTTAGGGATTATATGACGTTTATCATATTGTTCTTTTATGCTTATTCATGTTATATTTTCCTCAGAAAAATTAGTTTTAACTGTTACTAAAAAAAACTCTTAATGATTAAAACCATTAAGAGTTTGCTTTGTACAGTATTATATTTTGAACTAGGAAATATAAATTAGGACAATGATGTTGTTTTAATACTGAATTATTTTATTCTAGAGGCTTCTGCTTGTAAAGCATCAAAAGCATTTTGTTCTTCATCACTTAAATTCCCATCATATAAATTGATTGTTTCTGCATAATCATTCATCACATCAAACAAATAACTTTCCTGAAGGTCTTCATTATAGATTAATTTATATTGATGATTTCTAACGGTATATCCTCCAAAAGAAGGACCGTTTGCAAGTACTTCGCTAAAAGAAAATTGTCTAGCATGTTTAATACTTTGGCTAAGCAAAGGTTTAAAAGAAATACTTTCGTTTATATCGTGATTTGTAACATTACAAATGTCTGCAATGGTAGCAAATAAATCGGTGGTTTGAATTAATGAATCATCACTTTCATTTTTTCTAGAAACATTGGCACCAGCAACAATTAAAGGAATATTTACGCCTCCGTTATATAAAGAACCTTTGGCTTTTCCTCTGCTAAAAGGACTTTGTGCTACTTGAGAGGGCGTTCCGTTATCACCAACAAAAATAATTGTTGTATTGGCTAATTCATCAGGTGGAATACTGTTTAACAATCGTCCTATTTCAGTATCCATAGCTTCTAGCATTTGTATATACATGTCTAAAGTGCTACTCCCTTCGTGAGTATATAAACTTTCATCTTTGGGTGTGTGAAAAGTTGAATGTGCAGCATTATATGCCAACCAACAAAACCATGGTTCTGTTTGGTTGTTAATCCAATCAATGGCATAGTCTGTATAAGCAGTGGTTCCATAATAATTTGTAATACTAGTATTGATACCATCTTCTTGTAAAGTCCAATTGTAATAATCGTTTAATCCACCTCTTGTGTTTCCTTTATAACTATCAATTCCTAATTTTTCAGGGTCGCTAGAGTTTGTAGACAAATGCCATTTTCCTAACAAAGCAGTTGCATAAGGAGTGGTTCCATTGTTGTTGATAAAAGTTTGTAGGCTAGTTTCATTTAGGTTAATAACATCTCCTGGGGATAACATATTTGTAGAAACGGCATGTTTTCCTGTTAAAATACTTGCACGAGTTGGCGTACAAAGTGGATAAGCCCAAGCGTTGTTAAATCTTACCCCATTTTGTGTGAGATGATCTAAATTTGGCATGGTAGGTTTTATACTACTTAACAGTGTTGCATAAGGTGTAGCATCCATTCCCATATCATCGGCAATAATTAATAAAACATTTGGCTTTTGTACGTTTTGATGGTAAGTAAATAAAGTGTCTTTTTCTTCTGAAACATCAATGTTATCTACCATAATATCATTAGCAGAAGCACTACAGCTAGTGGCAAAAAATATAAAATAACAGGTAATGATAAAGATAATTATAAATTGAACCTGTATAAAAATGTGTTTTTTCTTTTTATTAAATTTTACCATGGTGTATTGTTTTTTACTAAAACAAGAAACTTTTGTTTTACCCTACCATTAG
Above is a genomic segment from Wenyingzhuangia fucanilytica containing:
- a CDS encoding sulfatase-like hydrolase/transferase, giving the protein MVKFNKKKKHIFIQVQFIIIFIITCYFIFFATSCSASANDIMVDNIDVSEEKDTLFTYHQNVQKPNVLLIIADDMGMDATPYATLLSSIKPTMPNLDHLTQNGVRFNNAWAYPLCTPTRASILTGKHAVSTNMLSPGDVINLNETSLQTFINNNGTTPYATALLGKWHLSTNSSDPEKLGIDSYKGNTRGGLNDYYNWTLQEDGINTSITNYYGTTAYTDYAIDWINNQTEPWFCWLAYNAAHSTFHTPKDESLYTHEGSSTLDMYIQMLEAMDTEIGRLLNSIPPDELANTTIIFVGDNGTPSQVAQSPFSRGKAKGSLYNGGVNIPLIVAGANVSRKNESDDSLIQTTDLFATIADICNVTNHDINESISFKPLLSQSIKHARQFSFSEVLANGPSFGGYTVRNHQYKLIYNEDLQESYLFDVMNDYAETINLYDGNLSDEEQNAFDALQAEASRIK